The Strix uralensis isolate ZFMK-TIS-50842 chromosome 16, bStrUra1, whole genome shotgun sequence genome has a window encoding:
- the LOC141950780 gene encoding cytochrome P450 3A24-like, which translates to MNLLPSFSTETWALLLIFLALVVVYGIWPFGLFKKLGIPGPRPLPFFGTCLEYRKGFLEFDNECFQKYGKVWGIYDGRQPVIGVMDPQIIKSVLVKECYSIFTNRRHTDLAGVLNNAISLAEDEQWKRIRTVLSPTFTSGKLKEMFPIIKHYGEVLVKNVQKRLEKDNTVPVKDIFGSYSMDVVTSTSFGVNIDSMNNPKDPFVREMQKLVKFDFFDPLFILSFVFPFLVPLLAKMNVSFFPSDAVDFFMRSMAKIKQDREKETHKGRVDFLQLMIESKNSTSNESSEANHSYKALTDTEILSQAFIFIFAGYEPTSNTLGYLAYELALHPDVQQKLLEEIDTILPNKAPLTYEAMMQLEYLDMTVNETLRLFPLGGRLERACKKDVEINGVTFPKGTIVMIPPYTLHRNPEYWPNPEEFRPERFSKENKETINPYTYLPFGAGPRNCIGMRFALLTLKVAITILLQHFTFQTCKETQIPLQLNSQGLLSPKKPIILKLVPRTNTAPAKA; encoded by the exons ATGaaccttcttccctccttctctaCGGAGACATGGGCccttttgcttattttcttagCCCTCGTGGTAGT ATATGGGATATGGCCATTTGGTTTGTTCAAGAAGCTGGGTATTCCCGGGCCAAGACCTCTGCCTTTCTTTGGGACGTGCCTGGAATATCGCAAA GGTTTCTTGGAGTTTGACAATGAATGTTTCCAGAAATATGGGAAAGTCTGGGG GATTTATGATGGCAGACAACCTGTGATCGGTGTCATGGACCCCCAAATCATTAAATCTGTGCTGGTTAAAGAGTGTTACTCCATCTTTACCAACCGGAGG caTACAGATCTAGCAGGGGTGCTGAACAACGCTATCTCATTAGCTGAAGATGAACAGTGGAAAAGGATCCGTACTGTGCTCTCTCCAACCTTCACCAGTGGGAAACTAAAGGAG ATGTTCCCTATAATAAAGCACTATGGGGAAGTTTTGgtgaaaaatgttcaaaaacGACTGGAAAAGGACAACACTGTGCCTGTAAAGGA CATCTTTGGAAGTTACAGCATGGATGTTGTCACCAGCACTTCATTTGGTGTGAACATTGACTCCATGAACAACCCCAAAGACCCCTTTGTCAGAGAGATGCAAAAGCTGGTCAAGTTTGACTTTTTTGACCCACTCTTCATCTTGTCAT ttgtaTTCCCATTTCTTGTTCCTCTTTTGGCCAAGATGAATGTAAGCTTCTTCCCCAGTGATGCTGTAGATTTCTTCATGAGATCCATGGCCAAAATTAAGCAGGATCGTGAAAAGGAGACTCACAAG GGCAGAGTAGATTTTCTGCAACTGATGATCGAATCCAAGAACTCAACCAGTAATGAGAGCAGTGAAGCAAATCACTCATACAAAG CCCTGACTGACACAGAGATCCTGTCACAAGCgttcatttttatatttgctgGGTACGAGCCCACCAGCAACACGCTTGGTTACCTGGCATATGAACTGGCCTTGCATCCCGACGTGCAGCAAAAACTGCTGGAGGAAATCGACACAATTTTACCCAACAAG GCTCCTCTCACATACGAAGCAATGATGCAATTGGAATATCTTGACATGACAGTGAATGAAACCCTTCGGCTCTTTCCCCTTGGAGGACGGCTTGAGAGAGCCTGCAAGAAAGATGTAGAAATAAACGGAGTGACCTTTCCCAAAGGAACCATTGTTATGATCCCACCCTACACCCTGCACCGCAACCCTGAATACTGGCCAAACCCAGAAGAGTTCAGACCAGAAAG GTTCagtaaggaaaacaaagagaCCATAAACCCATATACGTACCTGCCCTTTGGAGCTGGTCCCAGGAACTGCATTGGGATGCGATTTGCTCTCCTGACTCTGAAAGTTGCCATCACCATCCTGCTGCAACATTTCACCTTCCAGACCTGTAAAGAAACTCAG